The Cucumis melo cultivar AY chromosome 9, USDA_Cmelo_AY_1.0, whole genome shotgun sequence genome includes the window TTGTTTGCCAATTGCAGTATTACTTTGACACCCTTTTCCCACGTATTCCGGTTCCTGTCTTGCGGCAAGTTGTATCTAATCTCGAAAAGTTGAAGCTTCCAAGCAAGCACTCGGGCGTGACAGGGGAAACACATCGAATAGGGTCTGAAGACACTGCACGGCGGCCCCCTTCTGTTAAAGCTTCACTTTCAGTTTCCTTTGGACAACGAGCTCCACATCGTGCCTCAACTAGGGATTCATCTCCTGTTCGTCGTACGCTGCCATCATCTGTAAATGATAGAGATATCAACGACGATCTACGAAGATCTCCAAGCAATCGCCGTAGTCAAAGTCGTGAACATCCAGATAGTAGGGAGAGGAGCAGGGATAGAGAATATGACAGGGAGAGGAGCAGGGATAGAGAATACGACAGGGAGAGGAGCAGGGATAGAGATTACGACAGGGAGAGGAGCAGGGATAGAGATTACGACAGGGAGAGGAGCAGGGATAGAGATTACGACAGGGAGAGGAGCAGGGATAGAGATTACGACAGGGAGAGGAGCAGGGATAGAGATTATGACAGGGACAGAGATAGAGGAAGGGATAGGGACCGAGATCGGGAACTTGATCGGGACAGAGAGAAGTATAGAGATCGGGAAAGGGACCGAgacagagaaagagagaaagccAGGGATAGGGAAAGGGACAGAGAGCGGGACAGAGAACGAAGTTATGATTATGATCGAAGGACTCATTACAGTGACAGAGAGAGTAGAAGGGACTTTGAAAGGAGTAGCCGTGATGGTGGCACCAGGCATTATCGAAGGAGTCGTAGCCGAAGTAGGAGCCGCAGCAGAGGTCGAAGTCTACAAACACATCACGAGAGAGAGCAAAGTCCTGCAAGGGGCGGAACTACGGAGAAGGCATCTGTGATATCGAGCAATCTGGCAAAACTAAAAGATATATATGGTGATGTGAGCGAGCAGAAAGGGGATTCGAGCAAAATTAATAGAAGAGATAGTAGTGGTGAAGAAGTGATTAGATTGGGTGGTTCCTGGAAATAGTGAATGATGAATGGTCTCAAATACAAGGAACCTCCACTCCACTGTATTCAATCACATGTTATCTTCACTTAGAAAACAGATCTTAGTCTTTTATtggaaaagggaagaaaaatcAATGTATTTGCCACTTTGAGTTTATAGTATTTATTCATCATCTCACCTCTCCCGATCAAATCTATTTTATCTTATCAGTTGAATGCCTTGAAGACTTCAGGCAAAATGTAATTCATGCAACCATTGTGGCTGTGTATTAGGTTAAGTTTGACTTCATTACTGCTTCTGTGTGGACAATAATTTCTATTCTCTCAAAAGAATCATATACTTTCATCtgtaaattataaattattttgcATTCTTTGTTTAAATTCAGTCGATGAAATGTTGTGATGTGTCAAGGAAGTCAATACGAAGTTCAGCTTTGACATAGTCTTATTAATatctaataatttattaatatcAGTATTGCCTTTTACGTTCTCTGGGTCTTTGTACTTTTAATTTGCATTTTTGAACTTCAAGAAAATTATCATTTTTCTCTCGATTATGCTCATATTTTCTAGAAAACATAGACCAAAATAAAAGTAGGGGcatttgtaaatataataatcaATATTGATATGACaggataaaattaaaatttaaatccaATTCTTAAAGGTTAAAATTAGTATTGTTAACAAGAGTATCTATAATAGACCATATAACTGATGAAAATTTATCTACCATAGAGTTAACCACTGAAATAGGTTTGCAGACTAAAAAAATCTGTGTAGCAATTAATTTTTCCATTTTGTAggtaaaaaacagaaaaaaaaaggagtttAAGGTGTGTGAAATAGATAGAAATGAAAAGTATGAGAACGTAAGCAAAGGGTGCATGAACATATAAAGAAATAATATAAACCtgagaaaaagataaaagagaagaaaagaacaaaTATTCCTGAGTTGGGTTGTGGAATATTGTCCTGAAAAAAGAAACTAGCACCTTCAAGAACCTTCTACCATTCCTATAAAATCCATCATCTTCCTAAAACAAAACACTCTAAAAACATAATCAAAATACAACAGATAACATGGAGAATAGTGAAAATAGAAGAGTTGGGGTAGCCATGGATTATTCTTCAACAAGCAAATCAGCTTTGAAATGGACTGCTAATAATCTTCTTAAGGATGGAGATCACTTAGTTTTAATACATGTTCAGCCTCCTAATTCTGATACTCCCACAAAGCTCCTTTTCCAAGACACTGGCTCACGTAtaccccttttttcttttcttttctttttctgtttcaCTCAAATTTCCTTCTTTTACATGCTTGTTTTTACAATGACTCATTTGGTtggatttatttaatttcttagCTTTGATTCCTCTCGAGGAATTTGGAGAGATTAAGTTGGAGAAGCAGTATGGATTGAGTAATGATGCTGAGGTCCTTGATATTCTTCACAATTTGGCTACAACTAAAGGGGTttgtttctctttctctctgttattttattttatttagtttttttttatttattatttatttatttttttgttattttgttgatgaAATAAACAATGAGAGATTTGAGTTATATGATTACAGGTAAAAGTCATGGCTAAGGTTTATTGGGGTGATCCAAGAGAGAAGTTATGTGAGGCTGTTGATGATCTTAATCTGCACTCACTTGTTCTTGGAAGCAGAGGTTTAGGCTCTATTAAAAAGTAATCATccgtttcttctttttctatccaatcaaatatatatataattgccTAGTGATTTGATCTTATGGAACTTGCAACCAAGTGTTAAATGCAACTCTATGAAAGTGATTTCTTCTTTAATGGCAGGGTATTGCTTGGGAGTGTGAGCAACTATGTGGTGAAAAATGCTTCATGTCCAGTAACAGTGGTGAAAGGGAAGCCATTGGCATTGTCAAACTCCAAAGCCTAATTGTTAAATCCTctattttcccttttctttttcatttgttcAAAGTTTACTGTACATAGCCAGAGCAATCATCGGGtgttctttttgttcttttcggTTGAATGGACAATGAATTTGTGTTCTTTTAGCATTTGttgtgaattaaattaaataaaatatattgtGATTGTGAGTTGTAATTAGTGGCTCCCTGGCTTTTCATAGCAAATGCATCACATGTAAATCattcaaccaaaaaaaaaaaaaaggaaaagaaagattaaACATAGATTCGTAAATGGTTTAGCAGGTTGATAGTAGCGATAGTAGAAAGAGAATTCCAATGAACCAAAAAGTTCAAGATCCCAACCTTAAAATGTCAAAGGTCCCTCGAGATCTATTTAGAAGATCGGAATGTAATTcgatacaataaaaatattaaaactggTGTTAATTGTGTGAAAAACTGAAATGAGGGTTGAGTTggaaatgaaggaaaaaaatataatgGAGGTTCAAAGTTTTCGATTTGTCATGATAACTAATTGCAAGACTTATGCACAAATAGGAGATAAAAGACATATAATACTAACTGAATAAGTATCAAATGAAGATAAAGATGAAATCCCAGGCCAAAAAACCAAGTTAACTAAAATCAAACATTAACAACTATGATGTAATTTAGTAGAGAAGGCATAAATTACAGTGTTACCATCCTAAATGTAAACTATTTAATCttttggagaaaagaaaagaaaggaaaagtttTGGCTTATCTCATAGTGGGGATAATCTCAGCACTCTCTCATGTTTGGCTTCTACTTCCTCTTGTCTAATCATTTCTCTTACCAGCTCTGTTTTCTCTCTTATCTCTATCTTGTCATTAATCCACTCTCTTGATTTGGGTTGAAATGCATGCTGATTGGGTTTATTATACTTTCAACTCAATTCTAAATTAACTGAGTTAGAAACTATCTTGGTAACTCGATTCAATTCAAACTAATCGAAACTTGAGAAGATTTTGAGGAACaatatttttctaattattagAGATAggaaaaaagagatatttttcaAGAAATATGATAGAAATAGAGACAATTGTTCCCTTAACTACGACAATAAAAGGGAAAAAACTAGTTTTCAATCactagtataaatatttaactTTTAGCATTCAAATTTTGTTGATATTGAAACACTATACTTTCTATAATATAACTTAAATTTTGTAAGGGTATAAAAATGAAATcagaaataaatattaaaatgaaatgacAGTTGGAACACA containing:
- the LOC103501359 gene encoding pre-mRNA splicing factor SR-like 1 isoform X2; this encodes MTTMGVYVRDLLLGQYYFDTLFPRIPVPVLRQVVSNLEKLKLPSKHSGVTGETHRIGSEDTARRPPSVKASLSVSFGQRAPHRASTRDSSPVRRTLPSSVNDRDINDDLRRSPSNRRSQSREHPDSRERSRDREYDRERSRDREYDRERSRDRDYDRERSRDRDYDRERSRDRDYDRERSRDRDYDRERSRDRDYDRDRDRGRDRDRDRELDRDREKYRDRERDRDREREKARDRERDRERDRERSYDYDRRTHYSDRESRRDFERSSRDGGTRHYRRSRSRSRSRSRGRSLQTHHEREQSPARGGTTEKASVISSNLAKLKDIYGDVSEQKGDSSKINRRDSSGEEVIRLGGSWK
- the LOC103501359 gene encoding pre-mRNA splicing factor SR-like 1 isoform X1, which codes for MEIKTCGKPIDSLLEKVLCMNILSSDYFKELYRLKTYHEVVDEIYNQVDHVEPWMTGNCRGPSTAFCLLYKFFTMKLTVKQMHGLLKHEDSPYIRAIGFLYLRYVADPKTLWNWFEPYVKDDEEFSPGSHGRMTTMGVYVRDLLLGQYYFDTLFPRIPVPVLRQVVSNLEKLKLPSKHSGVTGETHRIGSEDTARRPPSVKASLSVSFGQRAPHRASTRDSSPVRRTLPSSVNDRDINDDLRRSPSNRRSQSREHPDSRERSRDREYDRERSRDREYDRERSRDRDYDRERSRDRDYDRERSRDRDYDRERSRDRDYDRERSRDRDYDRDRDRGRDRDRDRELDRDREKYRDRERDRDREREKARDRERDRERDRERSYDYDRRTHYSDRESRRDFERSSRDGGTRHYRRSRSRSRSRSRGRSLQTHHEREQSPARGGTTEKASVISSNLAKLKDIYGDVSEQKGDSSKINRRDSSGEEVIRLGGSWK
- the LOC103501360 gene encoding universal stress protein PHOS32, which codes for MENSENRRVGVAMDYSSTSKSALKWTANNLLKDGDHLVLIHVQPPNSDTPTKLLFQDTGSPLIPLEEFGEIKLEKQYGLSNDAEVLDILHNLATTKGVKVMAKVYWGDPREKLCEAVDDLNLHSLVLGSRGLGSIKKVLLGSVSNYVVKNASCPVTVVKGKPLALSNSKA